The Rhododendron vialii isolate Sample 1 chromosome 3a, ASM3025357v1 nucleotide sequence GTAATCGGAGCGTTTCCTTCACCACGGCTTGTAAATATGGCAATCGATCCATGTCCCTCTCCTCGACTTTCCTGTTAAGTCCAACCACACGGTCGATTTCCTCTTGTACTTTTTTCATGCAGTGAGGGTTTCGTAACAGCTCAGTGAAACACCATTCGATGCTGATACTAGTAGTTTCTGAACCCGCAAAAAACATTTCCTGTGGCAATGATGCAATCATTGATAAGCGAAATCTCAAAATAAACTTCTAATGCAAATCGTTCCATTATTAAGAAGAAAACGAAAGGCTTCCCATAGACTTCCTCCAAGGCAGCAGGCAGTGCCTCTGACGTGAAATCCTTGAGATAAACAATGTGTCCCCTTACTTATCGGGCAAATATTGGAGCATTGTTATATGTTGTTTGAAGGCTAACGTACCTTAAAGCACCTATTTTTTTAACTGGACTAATAGTGAAAGAAAATATTATTCGCTACGGGAAGTAATTATGTCAAACTAAGATTGTGAAGATATATAACACCACATCCCTGAAGCTTTCATGGATCCCATTCCTTGTGAGAGGATATATCCAAGGGATATCTAAACCTGATTGCAAAAGTTCCAACCAAACACAGGATATGTGATCCACTTGGTTATAATTCCCATTCGATGTTTTAGTCCAGACGACAAACGGGGCCTTAAAGGCTTTTGAATATCATGTGAATTGGCATAACTGTCGGGCACATGGATTGTTCTAAGCTTTAGGTATTGTTAGACTTTTGTTGTTTGTAATAGAATGTGATCACATACCATAATGACAACATTCACATTGTGCACGGTGAATTTGTCAGGCCCATCTTTTCCATCACCTTCATACTCCAACAGCACATCCAAAAAGTCCTTTTTCGCCCTCTGCTTCCCGGCCTGATTCTCCTCGATCCTCTCCTTCACAAACTTAGATACGATCTTCATGGTTTTTGTCATGTCTCGCACCATGGTCCTCTTGATTTTCATCGGGTCAAGCCATTTCAAAAATGGCAAAAAGTCTGCCACATTCGGCGTCCCCGCCAGCTCCAAAATCTTGTTCATGCAATCGAAAAACTCTTTCCCTTCCATTGACTTCGTATCCAAGAGGTCTCTGGAGAGCATTAGGTTTCCGACTAGGTTGAAAGCCATGAGGAATAAAAGGCGGTTGAGCTGCACCTGTTTGAAAGATCATGCAAGAATTTGAATTTTAcgcaaatcaaacaaaacaggCACAATCTTTTTAAAGATCTTTTAGTACATAATATCGTAAACCTTTATATATGAAACTattgaaatttagaaatttGGAAACATATAGCTTAAGAATGAGAGGCGCGTGGTCACTATCTTAAACCCATTGTTTCAAGTAGAGTATTATGGCTCCTAGATACATTCCAAGTGCTGAAAACCTTATTTGTCTAGTCTTGTTGTTCACTAggacagtttatgaatgaatcATGATAAATAATTTGCCCAAAacacagaaaatagaacaaagccCTCGTAGGaatattctatatatatatctctatgCAAACGTCGATCTTTTTTCTTTGACTCTTGCTAGCTAGATGGCACACACTTGTACGTCAGTCGTCAAACCATTAAATGTTGTTATACTCAGCAAGTTATTTTTGTACTACACGGTTTGTAACGCATAATGTTTAAGCCGCTAGATTCATGTGCGTAGAATAATGAAAGTCTCTTTAAGTAAttgtttttctatttctaattttatttaaaaaaatctgGCAGCACCTCCCCGGGTCCGCCGTTTGCCCGAGACTCTGCTGCCTCCTCCTCAATCCACCGGACCAAGTTGTCAGTGCACTTCCGCCGGATGTCCTCTGTCTCGTTCATTCGCTTGTTCACCGAAAACTCCATTGAGCAGATCCGTCTGAGTACCTATTTGTGAAAAGAGAGACAGAGTTAGGTAGTTAATCAAACGGTTACCAGTAAGGGAGTGACACTTGGTTGCCATTTTCAGGATCAGTTTTGCAGATTTCTTTTCCCTAAAATACAGTTGAAAATTGTAAAGACACgtttcatattttttagtaGATCAGTTTTCGAGCATCGGAAAACTTCTTTTCGAAATAAATAAGTTCTTTTTCTAAACAAAATGCAGGGaacaagtttcaaaatttgttaaCTAAACGATTTTTTTGGGGTGTGTTTCTGGATAATGAAACCAGACAATATTTATCTGTGCTATGGACTCTTCCCCCTCTCTTCAAGAAAGGTTACAGTACCCGCCAGTAAGAGCCAAAAGTGTTCATTGACAATGCGCTTTGATTGAAGTGGAAGGCGGTTAGTGCATCAGGTACTTTTCGGTCAGCAAAAGGGACGTCGTGGTTCTTGAAAAGCTCGGCGGCGACTTTTGGTGATTGCACCACCATGGTGTTGACTGAGCCGAGTTGGAGCCAAAGAAGGGGTCCGTACTTGGCCTTTAGCTTGTACATGGTTTGATGCGGCATGTCTCCAAGGTCAAACATGTTGCCAACAAGAGGCCATCCGGTTGGTCCGGGAGGCCGTCTGGTGGCGGAACCACCGGTTTTGGCCTTTGTCCAGATGAAGAGGAGGAGAATTAGAGCAGCTGGAAAGGTGAAAACCAATAAGGTATGAGAATCCATTCTCCTCTTGTAGAGATCTACAACTTTGTTAAGTATGCTTGCATATATCCAGTGTCCTGGTGTATTGTTTTCTACCGTTGGATCCCATGATATCAAGTGATGCTTTCAATAATTCACATTTAATATAAATATGGGCCTGCATAACACAATCACCTCCATTGTTTATTGCATTAGATTACCCGGGAAAAGATTTTAATCATTGGAGTGGGTTTGAGTGATGCTTGATACACTACCTACACTACACATTACATTGCATATTGCATTTTATGTGAGGCCCATTTTGGGTctcataaaaattcaaaaaaatattcataaattctaaaatattgttttgtagggtcctgcaaaaaatcagctccaatggatATCGATAGTATTActtcttgatttgtagggatGAAATTGTTCATCTGCGCAGTTTCTTCACTACAAATATTTgcataattgcatttttttttcccagttttaccccctctctctctctgtttggtTCACAATCACCTCCATAGTTTATGGCATTAGATTACCCGGGAAAAGATTTTAATCATTGGAGTGGGTTTCCATATTGATAGGGAGTGTATCTTTGTTTATTTGCATAATTgccattttttttccagttttaccccctctctctctctgtttggtGTTAAATTACTTGAAAGATGGACTCTGCTCACAcatatttttatacaaaaaatctTAGTCACTTatttcaatggctgagattaaaaCACACACTCTCCTCTTTCTCCCCTCCTCACCCTGTCCCTCCCTTTCTGTCACGTTTCCCGGCGAGTTCCATTACCGGcgacacaccccccccccccccccccccccctctccctctctccttttGTTTAGACTTAAATTAACTTGACCCAAAATGCAATCTACAAATTTCCTACGCCATATTTTCCGTCGCCGACGTATAGCAGGGCATGGTCATCgatgtggatttttttttttgtcatggcTGAATCGATTCATACCAATTTCTTGCTTAAGATTTGTTTTAGGGATTGTGCCAACAAAATCCAGTTTTTTGGGCTTGATTAAATAGATCTAATGGATACATATTGATTAAATTTCCTAGCTGTCTATAGTTGGACAGATTTGTTTTTCGATACAActacaaattaaagaaaaaattgaaaaaattgaacttgaTGAGAGATGGGGAGGAGtacgagagagaaaaagaagggtgGAGAGAAACGTGAGTTTCTGGGTTGCCGGAATTTGGGTTGCCGTAAAATGAGGTAATGAAAAATGTATCGGCGGAAATGAGGTCCTGGAAAAAGCCCGTGGGGGAAACGGGGGAGGAATACAACAAGTCTAAGTACACTACATTTAACCACTACATCATTCACTACATATTTTATAAGGCTCACCctatgttccaaaaaaatacagaaaaatattcataaattttaaaataatatattatggggcattgtaaaaaatcaactccaacaaatatcggtaaatattattttttgatttgtagTGGCGAAACGGTGCAGTTAAACAGTTTCgtccctacaaatcaagaaataatacttaccgatattctttggagctaattttttacagggccccataaaatattattctcaaaaatttacaaattttaggAGCCATTACATTTTGAGATAATACTGGGCCGGTCCTATTTTTTTAGGTCATAGCCTGAGAGATCCTTCTCCTATAAATCCAAAGCTGTGTAGGTTCTCTAACATGTGTTTTTACATTAGAGgagtgctaggtacaaagaaaatagacaaagaattgacccttaaagtgtacatgaacggctcagattcagtgtgcagtgcatctgagccgttcatgtacactttaagggtcaattctttgtctattttctttgtacttagcatttctctttaCATTATTACCCCGATGCAAGTGGAGCATGTGTTTTTAACATTATTAACCCGATGCAAGTGGAGCACAATAAATGCACATGCGCCCCTCTCTTCCCACACACCCCCCCCACCATAAATGCACATGCGCCCCTCCCCCCGAATCTCAATTCATCATGATACTAAGGAATGCACATGCGCCCCTCTCTTCCCACCCCCTACTAAGGAATGCACATGCGCCCctctcttccccccccccccccataaaTGCACATGCGCTCCTCCCCCGAATCTTAATTCATCATGGTACTAAGGAATGCACATGCGCCCCTCTCTTCCAATAGTTGAGATTGAGTGTTAAAATATGTGTTAAAATAGGTCTGAATAGAATCGACCACTCTTCCAAGTAATTTACGAGCCTCACGAGTCACAAGTGTCTGTTttttctgattaaaaaaaacctCGGAATTGTGGGATCAGTTCAATAAATTAGGAAGAAAACAAATAGGCAGTGCCGACGCCATTGGCTTACCCAGGCATGCCCATGCCCTGACCCCATCCTCGTGACAAACTTCAAATCATTCATGACTTCTTGCAGAGTAGGCCCTAAACTACAATTATTTTACCATCACACTTATATCTgttccaaaaatcttcttaaaaaatatacagcttattttata carries:
- the LOC131318407 gene encoding iridoid oxidase-like — its product is MDSHTLLVFTFPAALILLLFIWTKAKTGGSATRRPPGPTGWPLVGNMFDLGDMPHQTMYKLKAKYGPLLWLQLGSVNTMVVQSPKVAAELFKNHDVPFADRKVPDALTAFHFNQSALSMNTFGSYWRVLRRICSMEFSVNKRMNETEDIRRKCTDNLVRWIEEEAAESRANGGPGEVQLNRLLFLMAFNLVGNLMLSRDLLDTKSMEGKEFFDCMNKILELAGTPNVADFLPFLKWLDPMKIKRTMVRDMTKTMKIVSKFVKERIEENQAGKQRAKKDFLDVLLEYEGDGKDGPDKFTVHNVNVVIMEMFFAGSETTSISIEWCFTELLRNPHCMKKVQEEIDRVVGLNRKVEERDMDRLPYLQAVVKETLRLHPAVPLLIPRNTMEDTEFMGHLIPKGTQVFVNAWAIGRDPEAWEDPLSFKPERFLDSNIEYKGQHFELIPFGSGRRICIGLPLAHRVLHLELATLAQTFDWELSGGVTPETMDMQEKLGITLRKKVPVRAIPKKRIRGWKLGQSSGDE